In Blattabacterium cuenoti, the following proteins share a genomic window:
- a CDS encoding branched-chain amino acid aminotransferase: MKIDRALNSRINQIDFDKISFGSHYSDHMFRSEFINGKWTNSIIEPFGKIRFSPISLVFHYGQAVFEGMKAYKDKNNEVFLFRPKENFKRINRSAKRLEMPSIPEEVFMNGLKRLIDIDRNWIPKYYGKSLYIRPFLIATNGVLSAKPSKNYMFIIISTPADSYYKHPLKVKIEEKYSRSASGGVGFTKAAGNYASSFYPTRLANENGFDQILWTDSSTHTMIEESGTMNVFFLLKKKLITPKANDNILSGITCKSIIDLAKMDNISVEERDLSVSEVIEGLKNGELKEAFGCGTAAVINYFEIINYRKTNFRLPYIPENKRISIRLKKMLLDIQHNLSEDPFGWRMHI, encoded by the coding sequence ATGAAAATAGATAGGGCATTAAATTCAAGAATTAATCAAATTGATTTTGATAAAATTTCTTTTGGTAGTCATTATTCTGATCATATGTTTCGTTCTGAGTTTATAAATGGTAAATGGACAAATTCTATTATAGAACCTTTTGGAAAAATAAGATTTTCACCTATATCTCTTGTTTTTCATTATGGACAAGCTGTATTTGAAGGAATGAAGGCTTATAAAGATAAAAATAATGAAGTTTTTTTATTTCGTCCAAAAGAAAATTTTAAAAGGATTAATAGATCCGCTAAACGTTTAGAGATGCCATCTATTCCAGAAGAAGTTTTTATGAATGGATTAAAAAGATTGATAGATATAGATAGAAATTGGATTCCAAAATATTATGGAAAATCCTTGTATATACGTCCATTTTTAATAGCAACAAATGGAGTATTATCAGCAAAACCTTCTAAAAACTATATGTTTATAATTATCTCTACTCCTGCAGATTCTTATTATAAACATCCTCTTAAAGTTAAAATAGAAGAGAAATACAGTCGTTCTGCATCAGGAGGTGTTGGTTTTACTAAAGCAGCTGGAAATTACGCTTCTTCTTTTTATCCTACTAGATTAGCAAATGAAAATGGATTTGATCAAATTTTATGGACAGATTCTTCTACACATACTATGATAGAAGAATCAGGAACTATGAATGTTTTTTTCTTATTAAAAAAGAAGCTTATAACACCAAAAGCAAATGATAATATTTTGAGTGGAATTACTTGTAAAAGTATTATTGATCTAGCAAAAATGGATAATATTTCTGTAGAAGAAAGAGACTTGAGTGTTTCAGAGGTTATAGAAGGATTAAAAAATGGAGAATTGAAAGAAGCTTTTGGTTGTGGAACAGCTGCTGTTATAAATTATTTTGAAATAATTAATTACAGAAAAACTAATTTTAGGTTACCGTATATTCCAGAAAATAAACGAATATCTATTCGTTTAAAGAAAATGTTATTAGATATACAGCATAATTTATCAGAAGATCCTTTTGGATGGAGAATGCATATATAA
- a CDS encoding alpha-ketoacid dehydrogenase subunit alpha/beta, with the protein MNNRYNSVIDDEDNSFESFQKKVLNDYKLARISRETSILGRKEVLNGRAKFGIFGDGKEIPQLAMARVFKNGDFRSGYYRDQTFMMAIGALTVKNFFSQLYAHSDLSAEPVSSGRMMTAHFGTRFLNEDGSWKELIKEKNSSADISSTAAQMPRLLGLAQASKIYKKLKTLRKSHKIFSSNGNEVAFGSIGNASISEGLFWETLNAASVLQIPLIISIWDDEYGISVPNKYQFSKKNINDLLYGFHRNEKEKGIEIIQVNGYDYMDLIRKYVKADKIARYEYVPVIIHVKNLTQPQGHSTSSSHERYKSKERLRWEINNDGIKKFRDWILKFRFETDKKYFKKIANICLLDKIDLEAKTYVKNEQEKAWIEFQKPISNIKNEVINIIGKLYDASMDKKWIQKYVKKYIRELHDSKYHTKKSIFHIARKFLYLLSQVEYFPQKNYLKEWIKKKYSKEQENYSSHLYSVSKKSSIKISEVFPVYKKDKDFVEVDGRIVLRENFDKLLELYPDLLIFGEDVGKIGDVNQGLEGLQKKYGETRVFDTGIRESTILGQGIGLAMRGLRPIVEIQYIDYILYALQIMSDDLACLHYRTKGGQKAPVIIRTRGHRLEGIWHSGSPMGGIINYLRGILVLVPRNMVKAAGFYNTLLSGDDPALVVECLNGYRIKEKIPCNLGFFRTPIGIVDVTRKGKDITMVTYGSTWRIVNEAAEELFKINVDAEIIDIQSLLPFDLQKDIVKSLQKTNRLLIIDEDVPGGASAYILQKILEEQKGYYYLDIPPVTITAKEHRPPYGSDGDYFSKPSVENIVEKGLEMMEK; encoded by the coding sequence ATGAATAATAGGTATAATAGTGTTATAGATGATGAAGATAACTCTTTTGAATCCTTCCAAAAAAAAGTTCTAAATGATTATAAATTGGCAAGAATTAGCAGAGAAACTAGTATTCTAGGACGAAAAGAAGTATTAAATGGTAGAGCAAAATTTGGAATATTCGGAGATGGAAAAGAAATACCTCAATTAGCTATGGCAAGAGTATTTAAAAATGGAGATTTCAGATCTGGATATTATAGAGATCAAACTTTTATGATGGCTATTGGAGCTTTAACTGTTAAAAATTTTTTTTCCCAATTGTATGCTCATTCAGATTTATCTGCTGAACCAGTTTCATCTGGAAGGATGATGACTGCACATTTTGGGACTAGATTTTTAAATGAAGATGGTAGTTGGAAAGAACTTATAAAAGAAAAAAACTCTAGTGCAGATATTTCTTCTACAGCTGCTCAAATGCCAAGATTATTAGGATTAGCTCAAGCGTCTAAAATTTACAAAAAATTAAAAACCTTAAGAAAATCTCATAAGATATTTTCTTCTAATGGTAATGAGGTGGCTTTTGGCTCTATTGGTAATGCTAGTATATCTGAAGGTTTATTTTGGGAAACTTTAAATGCGGCTTCTGTGCTACAGATTCCTCTAATTATTTCTATTTGGGATGATGAATATGGAATATCTGTTCCCAATAAATATCAATTTTCAAAAAAAAATATTAATGATCTATTGTATGGATTTCATAGGAATGAAAAGGAAAAAGGAATAGAAATTATCCAAGTGAATGGATATGATTATATGGATTTAATAAGAAAATATGTTAAAGCAGATAAAATAGCACGTTATGAATATGTTCCAGTTATTATACATGTAAAAAATTTAACTCAACCGCAAGGTCACTCTACTTCTTCTTCACATGAAAGATACAAATCTAAAGAAAGATTACGATGGGAAATTAATAATGATGGAATTAAAAAATTTAGAGATTGGATTTTAAAGTTTAGGTTTGAAACTGATAAAAAATATTTTAAGAAAATTGCAAATATTTGTTTGCTAGATAAAATAGATTTAGAAGCGAAAACTTATGTAAAAAATGAGCAAGAAAAAGCATGGATAGAATTTCAAAAACCTATTAGTAATATTAAAAATGAAGTTATAAATATTATAGGAAAATTGTATGATGCTTCCATGGATAAAAAATGGATACAAAAATATGTAAAAAAATATATAAGAGAGTTGCATGATTCTAAATATCATACAAAAAAATCAATATTTCATATTGCACGAAAGTTTTTATATCTTCTTTCTCAAGTAGAATATTTTCCTCAAAAAAATTATTTAAAAGAATGGATTAAAAAAAAATATTCTAAAGAACAAGAAAATTATTCTTCACATTTATATAGTGTTTCTAAAAAATCTTCAATAAAAATTTCAGAAGTTTTTCCAGTTTATAAGAAGGATAAGGATTTTGTAGAAGTTGATGGAAGAATTGTCTTAAGAGAAAATTTTGATAAATTATTGGAATTATATCCTGATCTTTTAATCTTTGGAGAAGATGTTGGAAAAATAGGAGATGTAAATCAAGGGTTAGAAGGTCTTCAAAAAAAATATGGAGAAACTCGTGTTTTTGACACTGGAATACGTGAATCTACTATTCTAGGGCAAGGAATAGGTCTTGCTATGCGTGGTCTTAGACCTATAGTTGAAATTCAATATATAGATTATATCTTGTATGCTCTACAAATTATGAGTGATGATCTTGCTTGTTTACATTATAGAACAAAAGGTGGGCAGAAAGCTCCTGTTATTATTAGGACTAGAGGTCATAGATTAGAAGGAATATGGCATTCAGGATCTCCTATGGGAGGTATTATAAATTATTTAAGAGGTATTTTAGTTCTTGTTCCTAGAAATATGGTGAAAGCAGCGGGGTTTTATAATACTTTATTATCTGGAGATGACCCTGCGCTAGTAGTAGAATGTTTAAATGGATATAGAATAAAGGAAAAAATACCATGTAACTTAGGTTTTTTTAGAACACCTATTGGAATAGTAGATGTTACAAGAAAAGGGAAAGACATCACTATGGTTACGTATGGTTCTACATGGAGAATCGTTAATGAGGCAGCTGAAGAATTATTTAAAATCAATGTAGATGCTGAAATTATTGATATTCAATCTTTATTGCCTTTTGATTTACAAAAAGATATTGTAAAAAGTTTACAAAAAACAAATAGATTATTAATTATAGATGAAGACGTTCCAGGAGGAGCCTCTGCTTATATTTTACAGAAAATATTAGAAGAACAAAAAGGATACTATTATTTAGATATTCCTCCTGTTACGATTACAGCTAAAGAGCATCGTCCACCTTATGGTTCTGATGGAGATTATTTTTCTAAACCTTCTGTAGAAAATATTGTAGAAAAAGGATTAGAAATGATGGAAAAATAA
- the ndk gene encoding nucleoside-diphosphate kinase, protein MYREITFSIIKPDAVQKNYLVPILSKIIHAGFNIIGIKMIRISRKEAKKFYEEHEKEFFFNSLVKFMSSGPIVLIVLEKENAVKDFRILIGDKNPIKAKKGTIRNLYATSLEKNAIHGSDSNEKAIKEYQFYFPNREIFYSKLIN, encoded by the coding sequence TTGTATAGAGAAATTACTTTTTCTATTATAAAACCAGATGCAGTTCAAAAGAACTATCTAGTTCCTATTTTATCAAAAATTATTCATGCAGGATTTAATATAATAGGAATTAAGATGATAAGAATATCTAGAAAAGAAGCAAAAAAATTTTATGAAGAACATGAAAAAGAATTTTTCTTTAATTCTCTAGTTAAATTTATGTCTTCTGGACCTATAGTATTAATTGTTTTAGAAAAAGAAAATGCTGTAAAAGATTTTAGAATCTTAATAGGAGATAAAAATCCAATTAAAGCTAAAAAAGGAACTATAAGAAATCTATATGCTACTTCTTTAGAAAAAAATGCAATACATGGATCAGATAGTAATGAAAAAGCTATTAAAGAATATCAATTTTATTTTCCTAACAGAGAAATTTTCTATAGTAAATTAATTAATTGA
- a CDS encoding LemA family protein, which translates to MKKSFLIIISSIFIFLISIGIWSINIYNELVKLNENIKTQWGQVENVYQRRLELIPNLVNTVKGSANFEKNTLNQIIESRSKATSISVNPNNLNQNQINKFQKAQDGLNHSINRFLLIVENYPQLKSTQNFSELQNQLEGTENRINIERIRFNEKVNNFNTYRNQFPKIVIANYFSDFKEKGYFKSKIGSEKSPSVDFSD; encoded by the coding sequence ATGAAAAAAAGTTTTCTAATTATTATTTCTTCTATTTTTATATTTTTAATTTCAATAGGAATATGGAGTATAAATATCTATAACGAATTAGTAAAACTAAATGAAAATATAAAAACACAATGGGGACAAGTTGAAAATGTTTACCAACGTAGATTGGAATTGATTCCAAACTTAGTAAACACTGTCAAGGGTTCTGCAAATTTTGAAAAAAATACATTAAACCAAATTATAGAATCTAGATCTAAAGCTACTTCTATAAGTGTAAATCCAAATAATTTGAATCAAAATCAAATAAACAAATTCCAAAAAGCACAGGATGGATTAAATCATTCTATAAACAGATTTTTATTAATAGTAGAAAACTATCCACAATTAAAGTCTACACAAAATTTTTCAGAATTACAAAATCAATTAGAAGGGACAGAAAATCGTATTAATATAGAGAGAATTCGTTTTAATGAAAAAGTTAACAATTTCAATACTTACAGAAATCAATTTCCAAAAATTGTTATTGCAAATTATTTTTCAGATTTCAAAGAAAAAGGGTATTTCAAATCTAAAATAGGATCAGAAAAATCTCCATCTGTAGATTTTTCTGATTAA
- a CDS encoding TPM domain-containing protein, whose amino-acid sequence MIKFINLLFILLLISVLLYTDSAKGQFNIPTPPKKIIPIQDYVGILSNIEIEKLNKKLILYSKETSTEILVTIIQDLHGEDPNFLAIKWGEKWKIGKLHKNNGIIILLSVNDKKISIQNGYGIEPYLTDLSTIKIIKKVKPLLKNNFYYQAIDLSLQNIFQILQGKFKKENKKITSKSYYLGYIFLFLVILLIFLKIGDPSLLNTLFFINFLFPLNKNFNDDENEDDFDSFGGGGNFGGGGSSGNW is encoded by the coding sequence ATGATAAAATTTATTAATTTATTATTCATATTATTATTAATTTCAGTATTATTATACACAGATTCAGCTAAAGGACAATTTAATATACCAACCCCACCCAAAAAAATAATCCCTATTCAGGATTATGTAGGAATTTTATCAAACATAGAAATAGAAAAATTAAATAAAAAATTAATTCTTTATTCTAAAGAAACATCTACAGAAATTTTAGTTACAATAATCCAAGATCTTCATGGAGAAGATCCAAATTTTTTAGCTATAAAATGGGGAGAGAAATGGAAAATAGGAAAATTGCATAAAAATAATGGAATTATAATCTTATTATCTGTAAATGATAAAAAAATATCTATTCAAAACGGATATGGAATAGAACCATATTTAACTGATTTATCAACTATAAAAATTATAAAAAAAGTAAAACCATTACTAAAAAATAATTTTTATTATCAAGCTATAGATTTAAGTCTTCAAAATATATTTCAAATATTACAGGGAAAATTTAAAAAAGAAAATAAAAAAATAACTAGTAAATCATACTACTTAGGTTATATTTTTTTATTTTTAGTTATACTACTTATTTTTTTAAAAATAGGTGATCCATCTTTATTAAATACATTATTTTTTATCAATTTTTTATTCCCATTAAATAAAAATTTTAATGATGATGAAAATGAAGATGATTTCGATAGTTTTGGAGGTGGAGGAAATTTTGGAGGTGGAGGAAGTAGTGGAAATTGGTAA
- a CDS encoding valine--tRNA ligase codes for MDISIKYNPRLVEKKIYDYWINGNYFSSIPDDRIPYTIIMPPPNITGILHIGHILNNTIQDILIRYARMNGYNSCWIPGTDHASIATEAKIVSLLKEKGLSKEILGRRKFLSFVLEWTKKHKNIIFNQLKRLGCSCDWSRIQFTMNEKLSKSVIRAFIDLYNKGYIYRGDHVVNWDPEAKTTISNEEVLYKEQIGRLYYIRYKIQYEENYVTIATTRPETMFGDTAICIHPNDTRYYNLKGKYAEIPMTNKFIPIIQDSYVDMNFGTGCLKVTPAHDINDKNIADKHQLDIIDIFNDDATLNEKCPSVYRGMDRFDARKKIIEDLKKFGFFVRCEKLKQKIGFSERTFSVIEQKSSLQWFLKMKKLSVPAIESVKNGDIKFHPNELKKSYFQWMNNIKDWNISRQLWWGHRIPVYYYGNGDYDFVVAENFKIALEKAKFKTKNPHIKIWQDKDVLDTWFSSWLLPVSVFNGIIYPKNDEIRYYYPIEDMVTGSDILFFWIARMIISGFFFKKSKPFKKVYFTGIIRDSENNKISKSLNNSPNPIDLIEKYGADAIRMGLILKTSAGKDFHFNEEICLQGSNFSNKIWNAFRLIKSWNIDENENIYESSKIAMLWIKNRFYSVLDSFENFFKEYRFDESLMILYKFIWYDFCSWYLEIVKPNNKIISKIVYFNTIFWFENILKLLHPYMPFISEEIWNIIGKRKKEEALTISSWPKKNIYDNNVLYCFERTTKVISKIRHIRNMVNISYKESLLLYVENKKDNKIYDSIILKLSNLTKIISVSKEPVNISFIPFFLGKDKFYLSINKNSVSRNNIVHLEKKIKYFCNLLSTIRQNLSNDRYLKSVPRELLLKERKKESDTLEKINNLKKNLEYIKKMK; via the coding sequence ATGGATATTTCAATTAAATATAACCCAAGATTAGTAGAAAAAAAAATATATGATTATTGGATAAATGGTAATTATTTTTCATCTATTCCAGATGATCGAATTCCTTATACCATAATAATGCCACCTCCTAATATTACTGGAATTCTTCATATAGGACATATATTAAATAATACTATTCAAGATATATTGATTAGATATGCTAGAATGAATGGATATAATTCTTGTTGGATTCCTGGTACAGATCATGCTTCTATTGCAACAGAAGCAAAAATTGTTTCTTTATTAAAAGAAAAAGGACTTTCTAAAGAAATCTTGGGGAGAAGAAAATTTTTATCTTTTGTTTTAGAATGGACAAAAAAGCATAAGAATATTATATTTAATCAACTAAAAAGATTAGGATGTTCCTGTGACTGGAGTCGTATTCAGTTTACAATGAATGAAAAACTATCAAAATCCGTTATAAGAGCTTTTATTGATTTATATAATAAAGGATATATATACAGAGGGGATCATGTTGTAAATTGGGACCCAGAAGCTAAAACTACTATTTCTAATGAAGAAGTTCTTTATAAAGAACAGATAGGTAGACTTTATTATATCAGATACAAAATACAATATGAAGAGAACTACGTTACTATAGCAACAACTCGTCCTGAAACAATGTTTGGAGATACGGCTATCTGTATTCATCCAAATGATACTCGTTATTATAATTTAAAAGGAAAATATGCTGAAATACCAATGACTAATAAATTTATTCCTATTATACAGGATTCATATGTAGATATGAATTTTGGAACAGGTTGTTTAAAAGTAACTCCAGCGCATGATATTAATGATAAAAACATTGCTGATAAACATCAGTTAGATATAATTGATATCTTTAATGATGATGCTACTCTAAATGAAAAATGTCCCTCCGTATATAGGGGAATGGATCGTTTTGACGCAAGGAAAAAGATTATTGAAGATTTAAAAAAATTTGGTTTTTTTGTTCGTTGTGAAAAATTAAAACAAAAAATTGGTTTTTCAGAAAGAACATTTTCTGTCATAGAACAGAAATCATCTCTACAATGGTTCTTAAAAATGAAAAAACTGTCTGTTCCCGCTATAGAATCCGTAAAAAATGGAGACATCAAATTTCATCCAAATGAATTAAAAAAAAGTTATTTTCAGTGGATGAATAATATAAAAGATTGGAATATATCTAGACAATTATGGTGGGGACATCGTATTCCTGTTTATTATTATGGAAATGGAGATTATGATTTTGTAGTAGCGGAAAATTTTAAAATAGCTTTGGAGAAAGCTAAATTTAAAACTAAAAATCCACATATAAAAATATGGCAAGATAAAGATGTTTTAGATACTTGGTTTTCTTCTTGGTTATTACCAGTATCTGTATTTAATGGAATTATATATCCTAAAAATGATGAAATACGCTATTATTATCCAATAGAGGATATGGTAACAGGTTCTGATATATTATTCTTTTGGATTGCTCGCATGATTATATCAGGTTTTTTTTTCAAAAAAAGTAAACCATTTAAAAAAGTTTATTTTACTGGAATTATTAGAGATTCTGAAAATAATAAAATATCAAAATCATTAAATAATTCTCCAAATCCAATAGATTTAATTGAAAAATATGGAGCAGATGCTATTCGTATGGGACTTATATTAAAAACTAGTGCAGGAAAAGATTTTCATTTTAATGAAGAGATATGTTTACAAGGAAGTAACTTTTCTAATAAGATATGGAATGCTTTTCGTTTGATAAAAAGTTGGAATATAGATGAAAATGAAAATATTTATGAATCATCTAAAATTGCTATGTTGTGGATTAAAAATCGTTTTTATTCTGTTCTAGACTCTTTTGAAAACTTTTTCAAGGAATATAGATTTGATGAATCATTAATGATTTTGTATAAGTTTATATGGTATGATTTTTGTTCATGGTACCTAGAAATTGTTAAACCTAATAATAAAATCATATCGAAAATAGTTTATTTTAATACAATTTTTTGGTTTGAAAATATATTAAAATTGTTACATCCATACATGCCTTTTATCTCAGAAGAGATTTGGAATATTATTGGTAAAAGAAAAAAAGAAGAAGCTTTAACTATTTCTTCCTGGCCAAAAAAAAATATTTATGATAATAATGTTTTATATTGTTTTGAAAGAACAACTAAGGTGATATCAAAAATACGTCATATAAGAAATATGGTAAATATTTCTTATAAGGAAAGTCTTTTATTATATGTAGAAAATAAAAAAGATAACAAAATATATGATTCAATTATATTGAAATTATCGAATTTAACTAAAATAATTTCTGTATCAAAAGAACCTGTTAATATTTCATTTATTCCATTTTTTTTAGGAAAGGATAAATTTTATTTATCCATAAATAAAAATTCTGTATCCCGTAATAATATTGTTCATTTAGAGAAAAAAATTAAATATTTTTGCAATTTATTATCTACAATTAGACAAAATTTGTCTAATGATAGATATTTAAAATCTGTTCCTAGAGAACTTCTTTTAAAAGAAAGAAAAAAGGAAAGTGATACTTTAGAAAAAATAAATAATTTAAAAAAAAATTTGGAATACATAAAAAAAATGAAATAA
- a CDS encoding dihydrofolate reductase has protein sequence MKIIIVASVSKNRFIGKNNKLMWHLPNDLKRFKTLTVGETIIMGRKTFDSIGKILPNRENIILTKNTIGFFKKKIKTISSIKEIMDFTYDRIFIIGGEKVYRSMIDKADIIELTLVHKKFNGDAKFPIINRKNWIKVHEFFYEKDEDHLYNYSFIRFEKKNN, from the coding sequence ATGAAAATTATTATTGTTGCATCTGTATCAAAAAATAGATTTATAGGAAAAAATAACAAATTAATGTGGCATTTACCTAATGACTTAAAACGTTTTAAAACATTAACTGTTGGAGAAACTATAATTATGGGAAGAAAAACCTTTGATTCCATTGGAAAAATACTTCCAAATAGAGAAAATATTATTTTAACAAAAAATACGATTGGTTTTTTTAAAAAAAAAATAAAAACTATTTCTTCCATAAAAGAAATTATGGATTTTACCTATGATAGAATATTCATTATTGGAGGAGAAAAAGTGTATAGATCTATGATTGATAAAGCAGATATAATAGAATTAACATTAGTTCATAAAAAATTTAATGGAGATGCAAAATTTCCAATAATAAATAGAAAAAATTGGATAAAAGTACATGAATTTTTTTACGAAAAAGATGAAGATCACTTATATAATTACAGTTTTATAAGATTTGAAAAAAAAAATAATTAG
- a CDS encoding bifunctional nuclease family protein yields MDEFIKLAIRGISLSQIQSGIYVLLLEEESGKIKLPIIIEGVQAQSIAYAISKKDPSRSFTHDLFFTFAQVFCIKLKSVVIYKLINGIFFSYILFEYNEKENELNQEENKKKEYKIESRTSDAVALAVRFQAPIYTTKEIFDQAGIYFENGFPIDKENENAEFGDNNIFIFFNEKSQQDLEKMTDKDLNALLNQAVVNECYELAAKIKKELDRRE; encoded by the coding sequence ATGGATGAATTTATAAAATTAGCTATAAGAGGAATTTCCTTAAGTCAAATACAATCTGGAATATACGTATTGTTACTTGAAGAAGAATCTGGAAAAATAAAACTTCCCATTATCATAGAAGGAGTACAAGCGCAATCTATTGCTTATGCTATTAGTAAAAAAGATCCGTCTAGATCTTTTACTCATGATTTATTTTTCACTTTTGCACAAGTTTTTTGTATAAAATTAAAATCTGTTGTTATTTATAAATTAATAAATGGAATATTTTTTTCTTACATTTTATTTGAATACAATGAAAAAGAAAATGAACTAAATCAAGAAGAAAATAAAAAAAAGGAATATAAAATAGAATCTAGAACTTCTGATGCTGTTGCTTTAGCTGTTAGATTCCAAGCACCTATTTATACAACAAAAGAAATATTTGATCAAGCAGGAATTTATTTTGAAAATGGATTTCCTATTGATAAAGAAAATGAAAATGCTGAATTTGGAGATAATAATATTTTCATTTTTTTTAATGAAAAAAGCCAACAAGATTTAGAGAAAATGACAGATAAAGATTTAAACGCTCTATTAAATCAAGCTGTTGTCAACGAGTGTTATGAATTAGCTGCAAAAATTAAAAAAGAATTGGATAGAAGAGAATAA
- a CDS encoding pyruvate dehydrogenase complex E1 component subunit beta yields MPIHYNMKEKTFRQVIAEAMSEEMRRDNSVYLMGEEVAEYNGAYKASKGMLEEFGPKRVIDTPISELGFSGIGIGSAMNGCRPIIEFMTFNFSLVAMDQIINNAAKIRYMSGGQWSIPIVFRGPTGYAGQLGATHSQSFESWYASCPGLKVIIPCNPYDAKGLLKSAIRDNNPVIFMESEQMYADKMMIPEKEYTIPIGIADIKKKGTDVSLVSFGKIIKTAMKIAKKLDKENINVEVIDIRTIRPLDYDSILNSVKKTNRLVILEESWPFSSVGSEISYFVQKKAFDYLDAPINRITLLDTPAPYASNLIKIWYPNEEKIIKSIKETLYI; encoded by the coding sequence ATGCCTATTCATTATAATATGAAAGAAAAAACTTTCCGTCAAGTGATCGCAGAAGCTATGAGTGAAGAAATGAGAAGAGATAACTCTGTTTATCTTATGGGAGAAGAAGTAGCTGAATACAATGGTGCTTACAAAGCTTCCAAAGGAATGTTAGAAGAATTTGGTCCAAAAAGAGTCATTGATACCCCTATATCAGAATTAGGTTTTTCTGGAATAGGAATAGGTTCTGCAATGAATGGATGTAGACCTATAATTGAATTTATGACTTTTAATTTTTCTCTTGTAGCTATGGATCAAATTATTAACAATGCGGCAAAAATACGTTATATGAGTGGAGGACAATGGAGTATTCCTATTGTTTTTAGAGGACCTACCGGATACGCAGGACAATTAGGAGCTACACATTCTCAATCATTTGAAAGCTGGTATGCAAGTTGCCCTGGATTAAAAGTTATAATTCCATGTAATCCTTATGATGCTAAAGGTCTTTTAAAATCGGCAATAAGAGATAATAATCCAGTAATTTTTATGGAATCTGAACAAATGTACGCAGATAAAATGATGATTCCAGAAAAAGAATACACTATTCCAATAGGAATAGCTGATATAAAAAAAAAAGGAACTGATGTTAGTTTAGTTTCTTTTGGGAAAATTATAAAAACAGCTATGAAAATAGCAAAAAAATTAGATAAAGAAAATATAAACGTAGAAGTTATAGATATTCGTACTATTCGACCATTAGATTATGATTCTATATTGAATTCTGTAAAAAAAACAAATCGATTAGTAATCCTAGAAGAATCATGGCCGTTTTCATCTGTTGGTTCTGAAATTTCATATTTTGTACAAAAAAAAGCATTTGATTATTTAGATGCACCTATAAATAGAATAACACTATTAGATACACCTGCTCCTTATGCTTCTAATTTAATTAAAATTTGGTATCCTAATGAAGAAAAAATAATAAAATCTATAAAAGAAACTCTTTACATATAA